The proteins below are encoded in one region of Podarcis raffonei isolate rPodRaf1 chromosome 8, rPodRaf1.pri, whole genome shotgun sequence:
- the ANKRD11 gene encoding ankyrin repeat domain-containing protein 11 isoform X1, with protein sequence MPKGGCSKTPQLEDFSLSNDMVEKQTGKKDKDKVSLTKTPKLDRSDGGKEVKERATKRKLPFTVGTNGDQKDSDTEKQGPERKRIKKEPATRKPSLLFGMGLPGIRAGYPLSERQQVALLMQMTAEESANSPAVDTTPKHPSQSTVCQKGTPNSASKTKDKVNKRNERGETRLHRAAIRGDARRIKELIIEGADVNVKDFAGWTALHEACNRGYYDVAKQLLAAGAEVNTKGLDDDTPLHDAASNGHYKVVKLLLHYGGNPHQLNRRGETPLKVANSPTMVNLLLGKATYPSSEESSTESSEEEDAPSFAPSSSIDGNNTDSEFEKGLKHKAKNQEPPKAVTPVKDEYEFDEDDEQDRVPPVDDKHLLKKDYRKETKANSFISIPKMEVKTYTKNSTITPKKASHRILSDTSDEEETSLPVGTGEKLRLTTHSILPSSKAREPSNAKQQKEKSKVKKKRKKEAKGKEVRFGKKNDKFCSSESESENLESEEDDRDSVQSATCVKDSRLVLKESSLFNSLSASSASSHGSLGSQKHNATLAEQHSKHWRTDNWKTVSSPAWSDVSSLSDSTRTRLTSESDYTSEDSSLESLKPVRKKQEPKKRAQHGAAVIVEKKNSFHASVDGAIPKRDKEGKVVKKHKTKHKHKNKERGQCPATQDIKIIKAFSFDYEDSKQKTDKALIVETECPVENKLKVLKHEREHFKKEDKFQKTKSEEKEWLFKDDAGKTSKEEKSLKKAKEASKDLSKTFREEKNSRLEKEKPIKEKSPKEEKPRIHKEERKKKSKDKQFKTDKKNELKEEKPVKPEKEKALKEEKERCKKDKGYREEPNFEEFSNKNQFLESEDTKFSLSDDQQDRWFSDLSSDSSFDFKGEDSWDSPVADYREIQNDTVTKLIIETVKEEIKDKKRDSKAKDKREYSEKRNEKDTFLKKKEREYVERNSEKKKDQVEKHKSISSYLPEKKRKDSAESFKERKEKEASEINRERRDLPDSSKDRKEVKIKQEESYRDEFKDYGCETFFKEKSEPEFSGKNVENWDRHHSGKEKKDVPEKDKKEKLKTEKYKEKFKVEDKERNEKALPEKTQKDKELDKGFKEKKDTKEKYKDPHNKDKERKGSLDQVKEKKEKNFSGDREDFHERRDEKKGRERTWYNILDIFTDESEDEKDDYSLSGFKLGEGLGSEMHRMDSMQDKDDSMVAERDLYVPDKHRKYSSDRQHSTEKQKDKESKEKKKDKGLPEGGKEKKEKSSFEKHKEKKDKDSAEKYKDRKERSSVDSAQERKAKQKFPEKVEKKHAGEEKVKNRHKEKLDKEYTKEKRSSKSGEAEKSLLEKLEEEALNEYRDDSNDKISEISSDSFTDRGQDPVLTNIFESSNLSLADANEEKFKESLPLPCLPDKLKEKERHRHSSSSSKKSHEKEKAKKEKAEKKDKTDEFKDSSNRKDSTQYEKDFAMDGEGISISYGTKTEAEEELDKNMEYLFTEKKEKNDAERELPKKAEKDKAYSSSTVSTTKEKKKRDRHKEKWKEEREKHRDKHTDGFFRHHKEEQKSAKDKDSSQVITVKDKSKEETPKFNDLKVKERLKENQEKDKSECLKMSNGNDKITLPKEGTKKDIRPREKLLGDGDLMMTSFERMLSQKDLEIEERHKRHKERMKQMEKMRHRSGDPKLKDKVKANEDMRKRSLDLTTKKPLAPDTQLKDKKLKDLGPLAPVVSPDNKNQPVVGVDSKDWIAGPQMKEILPASPRPDQNRPTGVPTPASVVSCPSYEEVMQTPRTPSCSNEDYTDLMFDCADSQHSLPISTMSMNACSPSFFDRYSNSSSGFPENPSQTPTRTIPSTNLHRSMSVDIRRAAEEEFNVGDKFFRQQSVPATSNYDSPVQHLMEEKVSLPSIPIEKFPCLSPEYYSPDYGVPSPKAEALHCAPGTVGNVVQSPESVFSGLQAKSSPSHRDELLAPSVESALPPDLGLPLDATEEQQATASIMPPESSFLPPIEDNEFGSSIPEQNSTEWETTSTRNLDPPVPQSLIGNPSDHAVSWTVGSELLIKSPQQGPDSPKPFCSPDIPHPTPVPFISADSLHPSSPVSYSLSVTESRLDTAKEDAEEAVPTEMVTAEQQASYADSPARLDTFFISGSKPVPEEASDTPLQPASMPAESKVEAVNALENSEESTIAPVNPEEQAAWPDPFPNSEDDLDLGPFSLPGLPLQSKDVPEEELAESAENTHAADQETTSADFVDVGVSLGATNKQDDLTLNQKSILPEEPDLQADEQKANEISLEVVSEASSAPEQKNIEEVEAPQNIQEVTPADLAQSETKEEETNCEELSSATLASDSGSQVSLSQAIRTESTDVQDVVVPGSNSQIPSSQTEVLQGSTQLESTEPPPKPVPETPKPPKIEEIPQRITRNRAQMLANQNKQNAAAATTATATATTTTTTTTTTTSEKEFPPASAPSTRAKGRVSEEEDAQAQHPRKRRFQRSNQQLQQQINTSTQQTREMIQQTLAAIVDAIKLEDIEPYHSDRSNPYFEYLQIRKKIEEKRKILCYITPQAPQCYAEYVTYTGSYLLDGKPLSKLHIPVIAPPPSLADPLKELFKQQEAVRGKLRLQHSIEREKLIVSCEQEILRVHCRAARTIANQAVPFSACTMLLDSEVYNMPLENQVWARLLMGDENKSVRDRFNARQFISWLQDVDDKYDRMKTCLLMRQQHEAAALNAVQRMEWQLKVQELDPAGHKSLCVNEVPSFYVPMVDVNDDFVLLPA encoded by the exons AAAAGCAGGGTCCTGAAAGGAAGAGGATTAAAAAGGAGCCCGCAACTCGGAAGCCCAGCCTGCTGTTCGGAATGGGACTTCCAGGAATCCGTGCAGGTTATCCGCTCTCTGAGCGCCAGCAggttgcccttcttatgcagatgACAGCAGAAGAGTCTGCAAACAGTCCAG CAGTAGATACAACACCAAAGCATCCCTCTCAATCCACAGTTTGTCAGAAGGGAACTCCTAATTCTGCCTCCAAAACCAAAGATAAAGTAAACAAGAGAAATGAACGTGGAGAGACTCGGCTGCACCGGGCAGCTATCCGAGGAGATGCCCGACGCATCAAGGAACTCATTATTGAGGGTGCAGATGTCAATGTAAAAGATTTTGCAG GTTGGACGGCTTTGCATGAGGCATGCAACAGGGGTTACTATGACGTTGCAAAACAGTTGCTTGCTGCAGGCGCCGAGGTCAACACCAAGGGCTTGGATGATGACACTCCGCTGCATGATGCAGCCAGCAATGGGCACTACAAG GTGGTGAAACTGTTGTTACATTATGGAGGAAATCCTCACCAGCTTAACAGGAGGGGAGAGACACCATTAAAAGTAGCAAATTCCCCCACAATGGTCAATCTGCTCCTGGGGAAAGCCACATATCCTTCCAGTGAAGAGAGCTCCACAG AGAGCTCAGAAGAGGAAGATGCTCCTTCGTTTGCACCATCCAGTTCCATTGATGGCAACAACACAGACTCTGAGTTTGAGAAGGGCCTGAAACACAAGGCCAAGAACCAGGAGCCTCCCAAAGCTGTCACACCCGTGAAGGATGAATATGAGTTTGATGAGGATGATGAGCAGGACAGGGTCCCACCAGTTGATGATAAACATCTTCTGAAAAAGGATTACAGGAAAGAGACTAAAGCAAATAGTTTTATTTCCATCCCCAAGATGGAAGTAAAAACTTATACTAAAAACAGCACAATCACACCAAAGAAAGCATCCCATCGTATCCTTTCAGACACATCTGATGAAGAGGAGACCAGCCTGCCTGTGGGGACTGGGGAAAAGCTGCGGCTGACAACCCATTCTATCCTCCCCAGCAGCAAGGCTCGAGAACCTTCTAATGCCAAACagcagaaagagaaaagcaaagtGAAGAAGAAGCGCAAGAAGGAAGCAAAGGGCAAAGAGGTTCGGTTTGGCAAAAAAAATGACAAGTTTTGTTCCTCTGAATCAGAGAGTGAAAACCTGGAGAGTGAGGAGGATGACAGAGACTCTGTACAAAGTGCTACCTGTGTAAAGGACTCCAGATTGGTGTTAAAGGAGTCATCCTTGTTTAATTCCCTTTCTGCTTCTTCTGCCTCTTCCCATGGGAGTTTGGGGTCTCAGAAGCATAATGCTACCCTTGCAGAACAACACTCCAAGCACTGGAGGACAGACAACTGGAAAACAGTCTCTTCTCCAGCCTGGTCAGATGTCAGTTCTTTATCGGATTCAACAAGGACGAGGCTGACCAGTGAGTCTGATTACACGTCTGAGGACTCAAGCCTGGAATCATTGAAGCCCGTGAGGAAGAAGCAGGAGCCCAAGAAGCGTGCCCAACATGGAGCTGCTGTGATTGTGGAGAAGAAAAATTCATTCCATGCCAGTGTTGATGGAGCTATTCCAAAGCGAGACAAGGAGGGGAAAGTTGTAAAAAagcataaaacaaaacacaaacacaaaaacaaagagaGAGGCCAGTGTCCTGCCACCCAAGACATTAAAATAAtcaaagccttttcttttgactATGAGGACTCTAAGCAGAAGACCGATAAGGCTTTGATTGTGGAGACTGAATGCCCTGTTGAGAACAAGCTCAAAGTGCTTAAGCATGAGAGGGAGCACTTCAAGAAGGAAGACAAATTTCAGAAAACTAAATCTGAGGAGAAGGAGTGGCTGTTTAAAGACGATGCTGGAAAAACCTCCAAAGAGGAGAAATCCTTGAAAAAAGCCAAGGAGGCAAGTAAAGATCTCAGTAAAACTTTCAGAGAAGAAAAGAACAGCAGATTGGAAAAAGAGAAGCCCATAAAGGAGAAATCTCCTAAAGAGGAAAAACCTCGAATACATAAGGAAGAGCGAAAGAAAAAATCTAAGGACAAGCAGTTCAAGACTGATAAGAAAAATGAACTGAAGGAGGAAAAACCAGTAAAACCAGAGAAGGAGAAGGCCCtgaaagaggagaaagagagatgtaAAAAAGACAAAGGTTACAGGGAGGAGCCCAACTTTGAAGAGTTTAGTAATAAAAACCAGTTTTTAGAAAGTGAGGACACAAAGTTCAGCCTCTCTGATGATCAGCAAGATCGGTGGTTTTCAGATTTGTCATCAGATTCTTCTTTTGATTTCAAAGGAGAGGATAGCTGGGATTCACCAGTGGCAGACTACAGGGAAATTCAAAATGACACTGTGACAAAACTCATCATAGAAACGGTGAAGGAGGAGATAAAAGACAAGAAGCGGGATAGTAAAGCAAAAGATAAGAGGGAGTACAGCGAGAAACGTAATGAAAAAGAcacttttctaaaaaagaaagagagggaataTGTTGAGCGGAACTCTGAGAAGAAAAAGGACCAAGTTGAAAAGCATAAAAGTATTTCTAGTTATctgcctgaaaagaaaagaaaggattctgctgaaagctttaaagagagaaaagaaaaggaggctAGTGAAATTAACAGAGAGAGAAGAGATTTGCCCGATAGCTCTAAAGATAGAAAAGAagttaaaataaaacaagaagaatCCTACAGAGATGAATTTAAAGACTATGGCTGTGAAACATTCTTCAAAGAAAAATCCGAACCCGAATTTAGtgggaaaaatgtggagaactgggatAGGCATCattcaggaaaagagaagaaagatGTGCCAGAGAAGGACaagaaagagaaattaaaaacagaaaagtACAAGGAGAAATTCAAAGTAGAGGACAAAGAGAGAAATGAGAAAGCTTTGCCGGAAAAAACCCAGAAGGACAAAGAATTAGATAAAGgttttaaagagaagaaagatACAAAGGAGAAATATAAAGATCCCCACAATAAAGATAAAGAGAGAAAGGGTTCACTAGACCAAgtaaaagagaagaaagagaagaacttTTCTGGAGATAGAGAGGATTTCCACGAGAGGAGGGATGAGAAAAAAGGCCGGGAGAGGACATGGTATAACATCTTAGATATCTTCACAGATGAAAGTGAAGATGAGAAGGATGATTACAGCCTAAGTGGGTTCAAACTTGGAGAGGGCCTTGGGAGCGAAATGCATCGTATGGATAGCATGCAAGACAAAGACGATAGCATGGTAGCTGAGAGAGACCTTTATGTCCCTGACAAGCACAGGAAATACTCCTCTGATCGGCAGCATTCCACTGAGAAACAGAAAGACAAAGAgtcaaaagagaagaagaaggacAAAGGGTTACCAGAGggtggaaaggagaaaaaagagaaaagctccTTTGAAAAACACAAAGAGAAGAAGGACAAAGACTCAGCAGAGAAGTATAAAGACAGGAAGGAGAGAAGCTCAGTGGACTCAGCCCAAGAAAGGAAGGCAAAGCAGAAATTCCCTGAAAAGGTGGAAAAGAAACATGCTGGGGAAGAGAAGGTTAAAAACAGGCACAAGGAAAAGCTAGATAAAGAGTATACTAAGGAGAAACGGTCTTCGAAAAGCGGAGAAGCAGAAAAGAGCTTGCTGGAGAAACTGGAGGAAGAAGCCCTCAATGAATACAGAGATGACTCCAATGATAAAATCAGTGAGATTTCTTCTGATAGCTTCACAGACAGAGGGCAAGACCCCGTACTCACCAATATCTTTGAGTCTTCCAACCTTTCACTTGCAGATGCCAACGAAGAGAAATTTAAGGAGTCTCTGCCTTTGCCTTGCCTTCCAGATAAACTCAAGGAGAAAGAGAGGCACAGGCATTCTTCATCCTCGTCAAAAAAAAGCcatgaaaaggaaaaagcaaagaaagagaaagctgaaaagaaagataaaacagATGAGTTTAAAGACTCCAGCAACAGGAAAGATTCTACTCAGTATGAGAAGGACTTTGCCATGGATGGAGAAGGCATTAGTATTTCTTATGGAACAAAAACAGAGGCTGAAGAGGAACTGGACAAAAACATGGAGTATTTGTTtactgaaaaaaaggaaaagaatgatGCTGAAAGAGAACTTCCAAAGAAGGCAGAGAAAGACAAAGCGTACAGCTCCAGCACAGTCAGCACaaccaaagagaagaagaagagggacagGCATAAAGAAAagtggaaagaggagagagagaagcacaGAGACAAACACACTGATGGTTTCTTTAGGCACCACAAGGAGGAGCAGAAGTCTGCCAAAGACAAGGATAGCTCTCAAGTGATCACTGTTAAAGACAAATCAAAAGAGGAAACACCCAAATTTAATGACCTCAAAGTAAAGGAACGACTCAAGGAAAATCAAGAAAAGGACAAATCAGAGTGTCTTAAAATGAGCAACGGGAATGATAAAATAACCTTACCCAAAGAAGGCACCAAGAAGGACATCAGACCCAGGGAAAAGCTTTTGGGAGATGGTGACCTAATGATGACCAGCTTTGAGAGGATGTTGAGCCAAAAAGATCTTGAGATTGAAGAGCGCCACAAGAGACACAAAGAGAGAATGAAACAAATGGAGAAGATGAGGCATAGATCTGGAGACCccaaattaaaagacaaagtcaagGCCAATGAGGATATGCGCAAAAGGAGTCTGGATTTGACTACAAAGAAACCACTAGCGCCTGACACTCAGTTAAAGGACAAGAAACTCAAAGATCTAGGCCCACTGGCTCCAGTAGTATCCCCAGATAACAAGAACCAACCTGTTGTTGGGGTGGATTCCAAGGATTGGATAGCCGGCCCCCAAATGAAGGAAATCCTACCTGCGTCTCCAAGGCCAGATCAGAACCGGCCAACAGGGGTTCCAACACCAGCATCTGTTGTTTCTTGCCCAAGCTATGAAGAGGTGATGCAGACACCAAGGACTCCATCTTGCAGCAATGAAGATTACACAGATCTGATGTTTGACTGTGCTGACTCTCAGCATTCATTGCCCATATCCACCATGTCCATGAACGCTTGTTCTCCATCTTTCTTTGACAGATATTCCAACTCTTCAAGTGGATTCCCGGAGAACCCAAGTCAGACCCCAACAAGGACTATCCCCTCCACAAATCTTCACCGTTCAATGTCTGTAGATATCAGAAGAGCAGCAGAGGAAGAGTTCAATGTTGGGGACAAATTTTTCAGGCAGCAAAGTGTCCCAGCCACTTCTAATTATGATTCTCCAGTTCAGCACTTGATGGAGGAGAAAGTATCTCTCCCCTCCATTCCCATAGAAAAGTTCCCATGTTTGTCCCCAGAATATTATTCACCAGACTATGGAGTCCCATCCCCTAAAGCAGAGGCATTGCATTGTGCACCAGGAACTGTGGGCAATGTTGTTCAGTCCCCTGAAAGTGTATTTTCTGGATTGCAAGCCAAATCTTCCCCTTCTCATAGAGATGAACTGCTTGCCCCTTCTGTTGAAAGTGCTCTCCCTCCAGATCTTGGCCTGCCTTTGGATGCCACAGAAGAGCAACAAGCAACTGCTTCCATTATGCCCCCAGAGTCCAGCTTTTTACCACCAATTGAAGACAATGAGTTTGGCTCTAGCATTCCGGAACAGAATAGTACTGAGTGGGAGACCACTTCAACAAGAAATCTGGATCCTCCTGTGCCTCAGAGTTTGATTGGCAATCCTTCTGATCATGCTGTCAGCTGGACAGTGGGATCAGAGCTGCTCATTAAATCTCCCCAACAGGGTCCTGATTCCCCAAAGCCTTTCTGTTCTCCAGACATCCCACATCCCACACCTGTGCCCTTCATTTCTGCAGATTCCCTACATCCCAGTTCCCCCGTTTCATACTCTCTCTCGGTGACTGAATCAAGGCTTGATACAGCAAAGGAAGATGCTGAAGAAGCAGTTCCAACAGAAATGGTGACTGCAGAACAGCAGGCTTCATATGCAGATTCCCCTGCTAGATTAGACACTTTCTTTATTAGTGGTAGTAAGCCTGTTCCAGAGGAAGCATCTGACACACCTTTGCAGCCAGCTAGCATGCCAGCAGAATCGAAAGTGGAGGCTGTTAATGCTCTGGAAAACTCGGAAGAGAGCACCATTGCCCCTGTAAATCCTGAGGAACAAGCTGCATGGCCTGATCCATTTCCAAATTCAGAGGATGACTTAGACCTGGGTCCTTTCTCTTTACCAGGATTGCCACTTCAATCAAAAGATGTTCCAGAGGAAGAATTGGCAGAGTCAGCTGAAAACACTCATGCGGCAGATCAGGAAACCACCAGTGCAGACTTTGTGGATGTTGGGGTGTCTTTGGGGGCTACAAACAAGCAGGATGATCTAACTCTTAACCAAAAGAGCATCCTTCCTGAGGAGCCAGATCTACAAGCTGATGAGCAAAAGGCCAATGAGATTTCACTAGAAGTTGTGTCAGAAGCATCAAGTGCCCCAGAACAGAAAAATATAGAAGAAGTGGAGGCTCCCCAGAATATTCAGGAGGTGACACCAGCAGATCTTGCTCAGTCAgagaccaaggaggaggaaaCCAATTGTGAAGAACTCTCCTCAGCTACTCTTGCATCAGACAGTGGTTCTCAAGTTAGTTTGAGCCAAGCAATCAGAACTGAGAGCACTGATGTTCAAGACGTAGTGGTACCCGGAAGCAACAGCCAGATCCCTTCCTCTCAGACAGAGGTGCTGCAAGGGAGTACCCAGTTAGAATCTACAGAGCCACCACCCAAACCAGTCCCTGAAACCCCAAAGCCCCCCAAAATCGAAGAAATCCCACAACGGATCACCAGAAACCGAGCCCAGATGCTTGCCAATCAAAACAAacagaatgctgctgctgctactactgctactgctactgctactactactactacaacaactactactactacttctgaAAAAGAGTTCCCCCCTGCTTCTGCCCCTTCAACACGAGCAAAAGGGCGTGTCTCAGAGGAGGAAGATGCCCAGGCACAACATCCGCGGAAGCGCAGGTTCCAGCGCTCCaatcagcagctgcagcagcaaatcAACACCTCCACCCAGCAAACACGGGAAATGATCCAGCAGACACTGGCTGCAATTGTTGATGCCATCAAGTTGGAAGACATTGAACCTTACCACAGCGACAGGTCCAATCCCTATTTTGAGTACCTACAGATCAGGAAGAAAATTGAGGAGAAGCGGAAAATTCTCTGCTACATCACTCCCCAGGCACCCCAGTGTTACGCTGAGTATGTCACCTACACAGGCTCATACCTGCTGGATGGCAAACCTTTGAGCAAGCTGCACATTCCAGTG ATTGCACCCCCTCCATCGTTGGCGGATCCCCTCAAGGAGCTATTCAAGCAGCAGGAAGCAGTCCGTGGCAAACTGCGCCTCCAGCATAGCATTGAGCGG GAGAAGCTGATTGTGTCATGTGAACAGGAGATATTGAGGGTTCATTGCCGAGCAGCAAGGACAATAGCCAATCAAGCAGTGCCCTTCAGCGCATGCACCATGCTTCTGGATTCGGAGGTGTACAACATGCCTCTGGAAAATCAGGTCTGGGCCCGTCTTCTGATG GGAGATGAAAACAAATCCGTCAGAGATCGTTTCAATGCTCGTCAGTTCATTTCGTGGTTACAGGATGTGGATGACAAGTATGACCGGATGAAG ACGTGCCTGTTGATGCGACAGCAACATGAAGCAGCGGCCTTAAATGCAGTGCAGCGAATGGAGTGGCAGCTGAAAGTGCAGGAGCTGGACCCTGCTGGGCACAAATCACTCTGTGTGAACGAGGTGCCCTCGTTCTACGTGCCAATGGTGGACGTGAACGATGACTTTGTGCTCTTGCCGGCATGA